In Anthonomus grandis grandis chromosome 5, icAntGran1.3, whole genome shotgun sequence, the following are encoded in one genomic region:
- the LOC126736158 gene encoding uncharacterized protein LOC126736158, with protein sequence MAAVNENSCVPAFYSEKDKERVNSAMSETEKLIELVRERRLLYDLSNNDYKNREKKSEAWAEIAREMGIKDGKHWSIKWKNLKDNYNKFQKNTQTQSGQGYKKYKNWPWADLMRFLDNFKFRRITETNTICQSKETNRDDSQSLIIEDLNSIHSESEVREVSPETNTPRAANKKKAKNTTPDSSDKLRSKF encoded by the exons ATGGCGGCGGTCAATGAGAACTCTTGCGTCCCGGCGTTCTATTCAGAAAAAGACAAAGAACGCGTGAACTCCGCCATGTCggaaacagaaaaattaatagaattagTTCGAGAAAGACGTTTGTTATATGATTTAAGCaataatgattataaaaatCGTGAGAAGAAATCAGAAGCTTGGGCTGAAATCGCAAGAGAGATGGGAATTAAGGATG GTAAACACTGGAGTATTAAATGGAAAAATCTCAAGGACAACTATAATAAGTTCCAGAAAAACACTCAAACTCAATCAGGTCAAGgatataaaaagtacaaaaactgGCCCTGGGCAGATCTAATGCGGTTTCTGGATAATTTTAAGTTCAGAAGAATAACCGAAACTAATACCATTTGTCAGAGTAAAGAAACGAATCGTGACGATTCTCAATCGTTAATCATAGAAGACTTAAATTCCATACATAGCGAATCGGAAGTTCGTGAGGTTTCGCCGGAAACTAATACCCCTCGCGccgcaaataaaaaaaaagcgaaGAATACTACCCCAGACTCGAGTGATAAG CTACGctcaaagttttaa